In the Kribbella sp. NBC_00482 genome, one interval contains:
- a CDS encoding NAD(P)H-quinone oxidoreductase, with amino-acid sequence MRAVVVHGAGGIDLLGIGEIPDPEPAVDEVVIDVVAAGVNRADLLQRQGFYPPPPGAPGTIGLEVSGRIAAVGAEVEGWSVGDECCALLAGGGYAEKVVVPAPQVMPVPDGLDLVSAAALPEVVATVWSNIFMTAHLKEGETLLVHGGSSGIGTMAIQLGVAHGARVLTTVGTKEKMEFCTRLGADVAINYKEAEWASVVNEATNGAGADVILDIMGAKYLTDNVKSLAYDGRLVVIGMQGGAKGELDLGRLLSRRGSVIATGLRFRSVADKGRIIAEVVGHVWPLIAEHKVRPVVHSTFPLAEVAKAHETLEQSTQLGKVLLTL; translated from the coding sequence ATGCGAGCTGTCGTGGTTCATGGTGCCGGCGGAATCGACCTTCTCGGGATCGGCGAGATCCCGGACCCGGAACCGGCCGTCGACGAGGTCGTCATCGACGTCGTCGCCGCCGGTGTGAATCGCGCCGACCTGCTCCAGCGGCAGGGCTTCTACCCACCGCCGCCCGGTGCTCCCGGCACGATCGGTCTCGAGGTGTCGGGCCGGATCGCCGCGGTCGGCGCCGAGGTCGAGGGCTGGTCCGTCGGTGACGAGTGCTGTGCGCTGCTCGCCGGCGGCGGGTACGCCGAGAAGGTCGTCGTACCCGCTCCGCAGGTGATGCCCGTGCCGGACGGTCTCGACCTGGTCAGCGCGGCCGCACTGCCCGAGGTGGTCGCGACCGTCTGGTCGAACATCTTCATGACCGCGCATCTCAAGGAGGGCGAGACCCTGCTGGTGCACGGCGGATCGTCCGGGATCGGCACGATGGCGATCCAGCTTGGTGTCGCGCACGGCGCGCGGGTGCTGACCACGGTCGGCACCAAGGAGAAGATGGAGTTCTGCACCCGGCTCGGCGCGGACGTCGCGATCAACTACAAGGAAGCCGAGTGGGCGTCGGTGGTGAACGAGGCGACCAACGGCGCGGGCGCCGACGTGATCCTCGACATCATGGGCGCGAAGTACCTGACCGACAACGTGAAGTCGCTCGCGTACGACGGGCGGCTCGTGGTGATCGGGATGCAGGGCGGCGCGAAGGGCGAGCTGGACCTCGGACGGCTGCTCAGCCGGCGCGGATCGGTGATCGCCACGGGTCTGCGGTTCCGTTCGGTGGCGGACAAGGGCCGGATCATCGCCGAGGTCGTCGGCCACGTCTGGCCACTGATCGCAGAGCACAAGGTCCGCCCGGTCGTGCACTCCACATTCCCCCTCGCCGAGGTCGCCAAGGCACACGAAACGCTGGAGCAGTCCACTCAACTCGGCAAGGTCCTCCTCACTCTGTAG
- a CDS encoding HAD family hydrolase, which produces MTVPRNPRLIATDLDGTLLRSDGTVSDRTRAAVLAAQQAGSVFVMVTARPPRWLHDLSYLVGEHGVAIVANGSILYDVLRRKAIRTRLIEPTVALEVAQAIREAIPDVQFAIERPDRYGQEPVYLNRWPKPDNTLIAAVEELLAEPAAKLLVRHPSMHSDELLGLVNPLVGQRVTASHSGGHGLVEISASGVSKATMLADFAATQGISAAETIAFGDSVNDLPMLAWAGTSYGVANAHPEVLAVVDRTAPTNDEDGVAAVLEEFFQPLK; this is translated from the coding sequence GTGACGGTTCCGCGAAACCCCCGCCTGATAGCCACCGATCTCGACGGAACGCTCCTCCGCAGTGACGGCACCGTGTCCGACCGGACCCGCGCCGCGGTCCTCGCGGCACAGCAGGCCGGAAGTGTTTTCGTGATGGTCACTGCCCGGCCACCTCGCTGGCTGCACGACCTGTCGTACCTGGTCGGGGAGCACGGTGTCGCGATTGTTGCCAACGGCTCCATTTTGTACGACGTCCTGCGCCGTAAGGCGATTCGTACCCGCTTGATCGAGCCCACGGTCGCACTCGAGGTGGCGCAGGCGATTCGCGAGGCGATTCCGGACGTGCAGTTCGCCATCGAGCGACCGGACCGCTACGGACAGGAACCGGTCTACCTGAATCGCTGGCCGAAACCGGACAACACGTTGATCGCCGCGGTGGAGGAGCTGCTTGCGGAGCCGGCCGCGAAGCTGCTCGTCAGGCATCCGAGCATGCATTCCGACGAGTTGCTCGGGCTGGTGAATCCGTTGGTGGGCCAACGAGTGACGGCCAGTCACAGCGGAGGTCACGGTTTGGTGGAGATTTCGGCGAGCGGGGTCTCGAAGGCCACGATGCTGGCCGATTTCGCCGCCACACAAGGGATCTCGGCTGCTGAGACGATCGCCTTCGGTGACTCGGTCAACGATCTGCCGATGCTCGCCTGGGCCGGAACGTCGTACGGCGTCGCGAACGCGCACCCCGAAGTCCTCGCGGTGGTGGACAGAACGGCCCCTACAAACGACGAGGACGGCGTCGCCGCCGTCCTCGAGGAGTTCTTCCAGCCTTTGAAATAA
- a CDS encoding CGNR zinc finger domain-containing protein, whose product MHLNPYGADAVLLAVNLVTRPANTPDELAERCEESGVESRLVRERHVTAADLTAVRTALDEWLLVVDAPDEQARVDLVNAMLAKYTEHPRLTNHAGDGWHMHYRPDNVPVGRLVATLISTGTALHLAGRGITRLGRCGTDGCDNVYADLSRTGRQRYCSPACANRDAVRRHRARTA is encoded by the coding sequence ATGCATCTCAACCCTTACGGCGCGGACGCGGTCCTGCTCGCGGTGAATCTGGTGACCCGCCCGGCGAACACCCCGGACGAGCTGGCCGAGCGGTGCGAGGAGAGCGGCGTCGAGAGCCGCCTGGTCCGCGAGCGGCACGTCACCGCCGCGGATCTGACCGCCGTACGTACGGCGCTCGACGAGTGGCTCCTGGTGGTGGACGCACCGGACGAGCAGGCGCGGGTCGACCTGGTGAACGCGATGCTCGCGAAGTACACCGAGCATCCGCGACTCACGAACCACGCCGGCGACGGCTGGCACATGCACTACCGCCCGGACAACGTGCCGGTCGGGCGCCTCGTCGCGACATTGATCAGCACCGGTACGGCGCTGCACCTGGCCGGCCGTGGCATCACGCGGCTCGGCCGCTGCGGCACCGACGGCTGCGACAACGTGTACGCCGACCTCTCCCGCACCGGACGCCAGCGCTACTGCAGCCCCGCTTGCGCCAACCGCGACGCCGTACGCCGCCACCGTGCCCGCACCGCATGA
- a CDS encoding ABC transporter ATP-binding protein: MILDIRKLTRTHGEGEQAVHALRGVDLAVAPGELVAVMGPSGSGKSTLLTCAGGLDQPTAGEVLVDGNDLTTLSRNAVAALRRRRIGYVFQDFNLIPALTAAENVALPLELDGTRSRSAYKHAVTALQEVGIEELADRFPDDMSGGQRQRVAIARAIVGERRLLLADEPTGALDSDTGEAVLRLLRDRCDQHGIGGVLVTHDARHAAWADRVVYLRDGVLVGQAGPLPDADALLQESR, translated from the coding sequence GTGATTCTCGATATTCGTAAGTTGACGCGGACGCACGGCGAGGGTGAGCAGGCCGTACATGCCTTGCGGGGCGTGGATCTGGCCGTTGCGCCGGGGGAACTGGTCGCCGTGATGGGCCCGTCCGGGTCCGGCAAGTCGACGTTGCTCACCTGCGCCGGCGGTCTCGACCAGCCGACCGCGGGCGAGGTACTTGTCGATGGCAACGATCTCACCACGCTCAGCCGGAACGCCGTGGCGGCGCTGCGTCGTCGCCGGATCGGCTACGTGTTCCAGGACTTCAACCTGATCCCGGCGCTGACCGCGGCCGAGAACGTCGCGCTCCCGCTGGAGCTGGACGGCACCCGGAGCCGGTCTGCCTACAAGCACGCCGTCACCGCGCTGCAGGAGGTGGGAATCGAGGAGCTCGCCGACCGCTTCCCCGACGACATGTCCGGTGGCCAACGGCAACGAGTGGCGATCGCCCGCGCGATCGTCGGCGAACGCCGTCTGCTGCTCGCGGACGAACCGACCGGCGCACTCGACTCCGACACCGGCGAGGCAGTACTGCGCCTACTCCGGGACCGCTGCGATCAGCACGGCATTGGCGGCGTCCTCGTCACCCACGACGCCCGGCACGCCGCCTGGGCCGACCGCGTGGTCTACCTGCGCGACGGCGTACTGGTAGGACAGGCGGGTCCGCTTCCGGATGCGGACGCGTTGCTGCAGGAGAGCCGCTGA
- the mobA gene encoding molybdenum cofactor guanylyltransferase yields MEFDVVVLAGGGSTRFGGVDKAMLVLDGMSLLDRVLTATAGAASTVVVGPVRTTYRDVDWTVEDPPSGGPVPGLAAGLQHGTAPVVVVVSCDLPWITEADVTTLVNNLAEHDGFGLRDTDGQEQQLAAAYRRTALAQAIHDGGDPRDKSVRRTLAGLDVAWTGPTHAGDDVDTWSDLDD; encoded by the coding sequence GTGGAGTTCGATGTGGTGGTGCTGGCGGGGGGTGGGTCCACTCGGTTCGGTGGGGTGGACAAGGCGATGCTCGTGCTCGACGGGATGTCGTTGCTGGATCGGGTGTTGACGGCGACGGCAGGCGCCGCCTCGACTGTGGTGGTGGGGCCGGTGCGTACGACGTACCGGGACGTGGACTGGACGGTGGAGGACCCGCCGTCGGGCGGGCCGGTGCCGGGGCTGGCGGCTGGACTCCAGCACGGGACGGCACCGGTCGTCGTGGTGGTGAGTTGTGACCTGCCGTGGATCACCGAAGCCGACGTGACGACACTCGTCAACAACCTCGCGGAGCACGACGGGTTCGGTCTGCGTGACACCGACGGTCAGGAGCAGCAGCTCGCGGCCGCGTACCGGCGTACCGCGTTGGCGCAGGCGATCCACGACGGAGGCGACCCAAGAGACAAGTCGGTACGCCGGACGCTCGCCGGCCTCGACGTCGCCTGGACCGGACCGACCCACGCAGGCGACGACGTCGACACCTGGTCGGACCTGGACGACTGA
- a CDS encoding FtsX-like permease family protein: MGQWSAPLRIARRTARRSLGRTLLVAALIGLPVLAASWLGIVLKSASPSGETLAANTIGRADGRLDVTQYDKLQVPPGQEMMYGEPPPADGHEKAVRTPSTFNPRSLLPAGTKLARLFVDSGMVEVRIPESKTTVTLLTGDGANPLTNGTVKVDKGRLPTKADEVAISPSLAEKLGQSTTVESTSGKSYTVVGIARMLTSQSTPAIFATPDSTLNEVDPTRTVQYLVDLPDSADAGRLSSELVNQGLFLLPRATIINPPPDPYGTTADDIGPYAAMALVIGFGILEIVLLAGTAFAVGARRQTRELGLVMAAGGTPGDVRRIVVMQGLFAGLVGVAGGLAIAAIAVFSAKPLWERMTDTIFTAWQIPWGTIVAIALLGLGAGLAAAVVPAISAGRQAPMAALAGRFTVTAKAARIRIAAVVLLAGGLVCVFAGSAMIAAALRSARHSPLGQQATATPSGPIALVLLGITASVIALVWMLPSLVVKVAGLARSLPLSGRMAMRDAARHRHRTGPATAAIMMAVAGTAAVAFAASNSIAADAANYVAVGRHGDAVLRVNQGVPGSITYTPALAAALDAQLPVRAQYELGDVLLPNAKPNEYGYLPILAVATPESSEGMTGFSLRAADPAFIARFGEYGEQAAAALRAGKVVVPGVKLDPGQKVAMHNDDDQNYLRNLDAVSFGRPPAVYFLRDTALISPDAARELGTIRVSEVHFELTREPSEDELAAVARTLGTDEGLQVEKGYQSPGRLFLIGILLAATVVTLLGVAISVSLSAAEGRADLATLAAIGAPPRRRRSLAAAQAWVLGQLGCVLGVGVGALYGYTAHAAFGSPHFVVPWAEIGGIVVVVPLFAGLLAWLLTRSRLPMVSRID; this comes from the coding sequence ATGGGCCAGTGGTCTGCGCCGCTGCGCATCGCGCGGCGTACGGCGCGGAGGTCACTCGGCCGCACGTTGCTGGTCGCGGCCCTGATCGGCCTGCCGGTGCTGGCTGCGAGCTGGCTGGGCATCGTGCTGAAGTCTGCGAGCCCGAGCGGCGAAACGCTGGCCGCCAACACGATCGGCCGCGCGGACGGCCGGCTCGATGTCACGCAGTACGACAAGCTCCAGGTGCCGCCGGGGCAAGAGATGATGTACGGCGAACCGCCGCCGGCCGACGGCCACGAGAAGGCGGTCCGGACACCGTCGACGTTCAACCCGCGCTCACTGCTCCCGGCGGGGACGAAGCTGGCCCGCCTGTTCGTCGACTCCGGCATGGTCGAGGTCCGTATCCCGGAGTCGAAGACCACCGTCACGCTGCTCACGGGCGACGGCGCGAACCCGCTGACGAACGGGACCGTGAAGGTCGACAAGGGCCGGTTGCCGACCAAGGCCGACGAGGTCGCGATTTCGCCGTCACTCGCGGAGAAGCTCGGCCAGTCCACCACAGTCGAGAGCACGAGCGGCAAGAGCTACACCGTCGTCGGCATCGCCCGGATGCTCACCAGCCAGAGCACGCCGGCGATCTTCGCGACGCCCGACTCCACTCTGAACGAGGTCGATCCGACGCGCACGGTCCAGTACCTCGTCGACCTGCCGGACTCGGCTGATGCCGGCCGGCTCAGCTCCGAACTGGTCAACCAGGGTCTGTTTCTCTTGCCGCGAGCAACCATCATCAACCCACCGCCGGACCCGTACGGCACGACCGCCGACGACATCGGTCCGTACGCCGCGATGGCGCTGGTGATCGGCTTCGGCATCCTGGAGATCGTCCTGCTCGCCGGTACGGCGTTCGCGGTCGGCGCGCGCCGCCAGACCCGGGAACTCGGTCTGGTGATGGCCGCCGGAGGTACGCCGGGTGACGTCCGGCGGATCGTCGTGATGCAGGGTCTGTTCGCCGGGCTGGTCGGCGTGGCCGGCGGACTGGCGATCGCCGCCATCGCGGTGTTCAGCGCCAAACCGCTCTGGGAACGGATGACGGACACGATCTTCACGGCGTGGCAGATCCCGTGGGGCACGATCGTGGCGATCGCGCTCCTCGGTCTCGGCGCCGGACTCGCCGCTGCCGTCGTACCGGCGATCAGTGCCGGTCGGCAGGCGCCAATGGCTGCGCTGGCCGGCCGATTCACCGTGACTGCGAAGGCGGCGCGGATCCGGATCGCCGCGGTGGTCCTGCTCGCGGGCGGGCTGGTGTGCGTCTTCGCGGGCAGCGCGATGATCGCCGCGGCCTTGAGGTCGGCGCGGCACTCGCCGTTGGGTCAGCAGGCGACGGCTACTCCGAGCGGTCCGATCGCGCTGGTGCTGCTCGGGATCACCGCGTCGGTCATCGCCCTGGTGTGGATGTTGCCGAGTCTGGTCGTCAAGGTCGCGGGCCTGGCGCGGTCGCTGCCGTTGAGCGGCCGGATGGCGATGCGCGACGCCGCGCGGCACCGGCATCGCACAGGTCCCGCGACGGCGGCGATCATGATGGCCGTCGCGGGCACCGCCGCGGTCGCGTTCGCCGCGTCCAACTCGATTGCTGCCGACGCCGCGAACTACGTCGCAGTCGGCCGGCACGGTGACGCCGTACTGCGTGTCAATCAAGGCGTTCCGGGTTCGATCACGTACACGCCGGCACTCGCCGCGGCGTTGGACGCGCAACTACCGGTGCGGGCGCAGTACGAGCTCGGCGACGTACTGCTGCCGAACGCAAAGCCCAACGAGTACGGCTATCTGCCGATCCTTGCGGTCGCGACACCGGAGAGCTCCGAGGGGATGACCGGATTCAGCCTGCGGGCAGCGGATCCGGCGTTCATCGCCCGATTCGGGGAGTACGGCGAGCAGGCGGCCGCCGCGCTGCGGGCCGGCAAGGTGGTGGTTCCGGGGGTCAAGCTCGATCCGGGGCAGAAGGTTGCCATGCACAACGATGACGACCAGAACTACCTGCGGAACCTCGACGCCGTGTCGTTCGGACGCCCGCCGGCCGTCTACTTCCTCAGGGATACGGCGTTGATCAGTCCGGACGCGGCCCGCGAACTGGGCACGATCCGCGTCAGCGAGGTGCATTTCGAACTGACCAGAGAGCCGTCCGAGGACGAGCTCGCCGCGGTCGCCCGGACGCTCGGGACGGACGAGGGGCTCCAGGTCGAGAAGGGGTACCAGAGCCCGGGGCGGCTCTTCCTGATCGGGATCCTGCTCGCGGCGACGGTGGTCACGCTGCTCGGCGTCGCGATCTCGGTGTCGTTGTCAGCTGCCGAGGGGCGGGCCGATCTGGCCACACTGGCGGCGATCGGCGCGCCTCCGAGGCGACGGCGATCGCTCGCGGCGGCGCAGGCGTGGGTGCTCGGACAGCTGGGCTGCGTGCTGGGTGTGGGGGTCGGCGCGCTGTACGGCTACACGGCGCACGCCGCGTTCGGGTCACCGCACTTCGTGGTCCCGTGGGCGGAGATCGGCGGCATCGTGGTCGTCGTACCACTGTTCGCCGGTCTCCTCGCCTGGCTGCTCACCCGCTCCCGCCTACCGATGGTCAGCCGCATCGACTAA
- a CDS encoding TetR/AcrR family transcriptional regulator, giving the protein MPRNPERRTQLADAGLAVLAEAGARGLTHRAVDAAAGLPAGTASNYFKTRDALLGALGERIFERLAPDETVLEPLAAREPGLELMTDYVHYIVERLLGRPEITLALLELRLEAARRPGLHEILSRTLRQGFDADVAFNANAGLPGGAEEIRLLHFAIDGLVLDQLTPGTGRPYDVEAITARLVRRLIRED; this is encoded by the coding sequence ATGCCCCGGAATCCGGAACGCCGTACCCAACTGGCTGACGCCGGCCTGGCCGTGCTCGCGGAGGCCGGCGCCCGCGGCCTGACGCACCGAGCCGTCGACGCCGCCGCCGGACTCCCGGCCGGTACGGCGTCCAACTACTTCAAGACCCGCGATGCCCTGCTCGGCGCACTCGGCGAGCGGATCTTCGAGCGCCTCGCCCCGGACGAGACCGTCCTCGAGCCCCTTGCCGCTCGCGAGCCGGGCCTCGAGTTGATGACGGACTACGTCCACTACATCGTCGAGCGCCTGCTCGGCCGGCCGGAAATCACACTCGCCCTCCTCGAACTCCGCCTCGAAGCGGCCCGCCGTCCCGGCCTGCACGAGATCCTGTCGCGCACCCTCCGCCAGGGCTTCGACGCCGATGTCGCCTTCAATGCGAACGCGGGCCTGCCGGGCGGCGCCGAGGAGATCCGCCTGCTGCATTTCGCCATCGACGGCCTGGTCCTCGACCAACTGACCCCGGGGACCGGACGCCCGTACGACGTGGAGGCGATCACCGCCCGCCTGGTACGCCGCCTGATCCGGGAGGATTGA
- a CDS encoding PadR family transcriptional regulator: MSIKHGLLALLQDEPKYGYQLRGEFEAATGATWPLNIGQVYTTLTRLERDGLVRAASSEGDGRSMYEITDAGRAELANWFQTPVARESRPRDELAIKLALALAVPGVDVSAVVQRQRMSTMQSLQELTRQKRNSAEGEISWQLVIESMIFGAEAEIRWLDHCEAMLLRHRGKPRPAPQTYDVPDEQEARS, from the coding sequence ATGTCGATCAAGCATGGATTGCTGGCGCTGCTCCAGGACGAGCCGAAGTACGGCTACCAGCTGCGCGGTGAGTTCGAGGCCGCCACCGGGGCGACCTGGCCGCTGAACATCGGGCAGGTCTACACGACGTTGACGCGCCTCGAGCGCGACGGCCTCGTCCGGGCCGCATCGTCGGAGGGCGACGGGCGGTCGATGTACGAGATCACCGACGCCGGCCGAGCCGAGCTGGCGAACTGGTTCCAGACCCCGGTCGCCCGGGAGTCGCGCCCGCGTGACGAGCTCGCGATCAAACTCGCCCTGGCGCTTGCGGTTCCGGGTGTGGACGTCAGCGCCGTGGTCCAGCGGCAGCGGATGTCGACCATGCAGTCGCTGCAGGAGCTCACCCGGCAGAAGCGCAACAGCGCGGAGGGCGAGATCTCCTGGCAGCTGGTCATCGAATCGATGATCTTCGGCGCCGAGGCGGAGATCCGCTGGCTCGACCACTGCGAGGCGATGCTGTTACGCCACCGCGGCAAACCACGGCCCGCTCCCCAGACGTACGACGTACCGGATGAGCAGGAGGCGCGCTCGTGA
- a CDS encoding phosphotransferase family protein, protein MDVAQLVRDVVGVDVSEVVERTGGQLSTVYEVRTSADPVIVKVYAPEWLWKQAKEAHVYGMLEQELSGSIPRVMHVGDGVTMLSKVDGVPLSEAAPPDWRAMYAQLGELLQRVHRLEQPAYGYLTDQILDPLPDNDQYMRRQFAKKLQEFEQLGGDPKLHAEITAHVEQHAHLFADNRAAVLCHNDFHEGNILVDPTTWRVNGFIDVENAIAADPLIDLAKTIQYSAHDNPEKLAGLTDGYGAVPEDRIDLYRLYHSLELWDWFQSIGQTTHLDSIAQDLAKLVER, encoded by the coding sequence ATGGATGTCGCGCAGCTGGTGAGGGACGTCGTCGGGGTCGACGTCAGCGAGGTCGTGGAACGCACCGGTGGGCAGTTGAGCACCGTGTACGAGGTGCGCACGTCCGCCGACCCGGTGATCGTGAAGGTCTACGCGCCGGAGTGGCTCTGGAAGCAGGCCAAGGAAGCACACGTTTACGGAATGCTCGAGCAGGAGCTGAGCGGCTCGATCCCACGGGTGATGCACGTCGGCGACGGCGTCACGATGCTGTCGAAGGTCGACGGCGTTCCGCTGTCCGAGGCCGCGCCGCCTGACTGGCGGGCGATGTACGCGCAGCTCGGCGAGTTGCTGCAGCGCGTTCACCGCCTCGAGCAACCGGCGTACGGCTATCTGACCGATCAGATCCTCGATCCGCTGCCGGACAACGACCAGTACATGCGACGGCAGTTCGCGAAGAAGCTGCAGGAGTTCGAGCAGCTCGGCGGTGACCCGAAGCTGCACGCCGAGATCACCGCCCATGTCGAACAGCACGCGCACCTGTTCGCGGACAACAGGGCAGCCGTCCTGTGTCACAACGATTTCCACGAAGGCAACATCCTCGTGGACCCGACAACCTGGCGGGTGAACGGCTTCATCGACGTGGAGAACGCGATCGCCGCCGATCCGCTCATCGATCTGGCGAAGACGATCCAGTACTCCGCCCACGACAACCCCGAGAAGCTCGCCGGCCTCACCGACGGGTACGGCGCCGTACCCGAGGACCGGATCGACCTCTACCGGCTCTATCACTCGCTCGAACTATGGGACTGGTTCCAGTCGATAGGCCAGACCACTCACCTCGACTCCATCGCACAGGACCTGGCCAAACTGGTCGAGCGCTGA
- a CDS encoding carbon-nitrogen hydrolase family protein, translating into MRIAVVQTASSYDKAANRDAVSRLVADAAPGADLVVLPEAMMSDFAVEGQSVADAAEALDGEFVTTLRKAAVEHGVAIVAGMFERSCDEHRPYNTLLAVGADGVLLGAYRKIHLYDAFGYKESDQLTPGDVAPVVVQVGDHSLGLMTCYDLRFPELSRALVDAGAEVLVVPAAWVRGPLKEHHWTTLLTARAVENTCYVAAAAQNGKKYCGLSQVIDPQGIALASVGESDGHAFAEVSAERLADVRKRNPSLQNRRYSVTPR; encoded by the coding sequence ATGAGGATCGCCGTGGTGCAGACCGCCAGCAGCTACGACAAGGCCGCCAACCGGGACGCTGTCAGCCGTCTGGTCGCGGACGCCGCGCCGGGCGCTGACCTTGTGGTGCTGCCGGAAGCGATGATGTCCGACTTCGCGGTCGAGGGGCAGTCGGTGGCAGACGCTGCCGAGGCGCTCGACGGCGAATTCGTCACGACGCTCCGGAAGGCGGCGGTCGAGCACGGCGTGGCGATCGTGGCCGGGATGTTCGAACGCAGCTGCGACGAGCATCGTCCGTACAACACCCTCCTGGCCGTCGGCGCAGACGGCGTACTGCTCGGTGCCTATCGCAAGATCCACCTGTACGACGCGTTCGGGTACAAGGAGTCGGACCAGCTCACACCTGGCGACGTAGCTCCGGTAGTGGTCCAGGTCGGCGACCACTCGCTCGGTCTGATGACCTGCTACGACCTGCGCTTCCCAGAGCTCTCTCGGGCGCTCGTCGACGCCGGCGCCGAGGTGCTCGTCGTACCGGCCGCCTGGGTCCGCGGACCGCTCAAGGAGCACCACTGGACCACGCTGCTCACCGCCCGCGCCGTGGAGAACACCTGCTACGTCGCAGCGGCCGCACAGAACGGCAAGAAGTACTGCGGTCTCAGCCAGGTGATCGACCCACAGGGCATCGCACTGGCGTCCGTAGGTGAGTCAGACGGACATGCGTTCGCTGAGGTCTCAGCTGAGCGGCTGGCCGACGTACGCAAGCGCAACCCCTCCCTGCAGAACCGCCGGTACTCAGTCACTCCCCGCTGA
- a CDS encoding VOC family protein, producing MQPAAFGATVVTEHPSEVAAFYTQYLDLQIGIDLGWFITVRRGTADWELAIMERGHPTIPAAVSAQTESTNVFGFVVDDADKIAAALRAGGVKLEGDPKTEVFGQRHFFVRDPAGTWIDVIQLVEPDPDWLAANLPTE from the coding sequence ATGCAACCCGCGGCATTCGGCGCGACCGTCGTCACCGAGCACCCCTCGGAGGTCGCCGCCTTCTACACGCAGTACCTCGACCTGCAGATCGGGATCGATCTCGGCTGGTTCATCACGGTTCGCCGCGGCACGGCGGACTGGGAGCTCGCGATCATGGAGCGCGGCCATCCGACGATCCCGGCGGCAGTGTCGGCGCAGACCGAGAGCACGAACGTCTTCGGCTTCGTCGTCGACGACGCCGACAAGATCGCCGCCGCGCTGCGTGCAGGCGGCGTGAAGCTGGAGGGCGACCCGAAGACCGAGGTCTTCGGCCAACGCCACTTCTTCGTCCGCGACCCGGCCGGCACCTGGATCGACGTGATCCAACTCGTCGAACCCGACCCCGACTGGCTCGCCGCCAACCTGCCTACAGAGTGA
- a CDS encoding bacterial proteasome activator family protein — protein sequence MSESSSEGQEVPMAGAQTEDGKVLIVGPDGMAVEGPPRSDDDDRDGEPRSVTELVEQPAKVMRVANMIRQLLEEVKSAPLDEASRAQLRAIHEASIKELESGLAPELVEELERLSLDFTDDSTPTEAELRIAQAQLVGWLEGLFHGIQTALFAQQMAARQQLEQMRRALPGGQQLPGEEHPGFPGAPQAGNTDGPGSGGMYL from the coding sequence ATGAGTGAGAGCAGCAGCGAGGGCCAGGAAGTCCCGATGGCCGGGGCGCAGACCGAAGACGGCAAGGTGCTGATCGTCGGGCCGGACGGCATGGCCGTCGAGGGACCGCCGCGCTCCGACGACGACGACCGCGACGGCGAACCGCGCTCGGTGACCGAACTGGTCGAGCAGCCGGCGAAGGTGATGCGGGTCGCGAACATGATCCGGCAGCTGCTGGAAGAGGTGAAGTCGGCGCCGCTCGACGAAGCCTCCCGGGCGCAGCTGCGGGCGATCCACGAGGCCTCGATCAAGGAACTCGAGAGCGGCCTCGCACCGGAACTGGTCGAGGAGCTGGAGCGTCTCAGTCTCGACTTCACCGACGACAGCACGCCGACCGAGGCCGAACTGCGGATCGCGCAGGCGCAGCTGGTGGGCTGGCTGGAGGGCTTGTTCCACGGCATCCAGACGGCGTTGTTCGCACAGCAGATGGCCGCGCGTCAGCAGCTGGAGCAGATGCGTCGCGCGCTGCCGGGCGGCCAGCAGTTGCCCGGCGAAGAGCACCCCGGCTTCCCCGGCGCACCGCAGGCCGGCAACACCGACGGCCCGGGCAGCGGCGGGATGTACCTGTAA